In the genome of Leptospira inadai serovar Lyme str. 10, one region contains:
- a CDS encoding HD-GYP domain-containing protein, whose product MDASKDLQKFDFTEEVIQHFRENRIIPVDFYNKNGQILIHRKDMASGDDINRLQKFEKQGIYFLAAEIAKIRPGSGRRNSSLDPSFDKLIDPELTVNLTKGASDLLQEIKKYPLSGSHVKDVGKSIDSILEDFKSSPNMETGLVNILEVMSNVGAPVDSEVLTKRTVIAMAMKVRTAKAFTKADMDIKKAEQMNLMMASYLADIGYTQMKIPTHANLKAEELEYIKNHPIISYLMIANIPEVEDSVKTIVLNHHRPHKGEGLNNNYPQTKLLVQKLQGYREKYKDDYRKNLLVSDIQKQVKIILTNALSYDDIGTLSIAGEFASLTTAQPWRNPMDAVKALKLILNNSFFAYNEKTLKDFYDHVGLSLSENQPFLKTGDYVIVASQDSNRKVFFEVCVIRESFKNSIRPMLERIGTIKPTFANNGKIRISGFEKASLNLDRRKAIFNLERNADPRRIIYLVDPEIDEEFFDFLDKKARDFLSPKSATTDTDETAKAPIS is encoded by the coding sequence ATGGACGCGTCCAAGGATCTACAGAAATTCGATTTTACCGAAGAGGTAATCCAGCATTTCCGCGAAAATAGGATTATCCCGGTAGACTTTTATAACAAGAACGGACAAATCCTGATCCACAGAAAGGATATGGCTTCGGGAGACGATATCAATCGCCTTCAAAAATTCGAAAAACAAGGCATCTATTTTTTAGCCGCGGAAATCGCCAAAATACGTCCCGGCTCCGGCAGAAGAAATTCCTCTTTAGACCCTTCCTTTGACAAGTTAATCGATCCGGAACTCACCGTTAATTTGACGAAGGGCGCTTCCGACCTTCTGCAAGAGATTAAAAAGTATCCGTTATCCGGCTCACACGTAAAAGACGTCGGAAAATCCATCGATTCCATATTAGAAGATTTTAAATCTTCTCCTAATATGGAAACCGGTCTCGTAAACATCCTTGAGGTCATGTCCAACGTAGGTGCACCGGTGGATTCGGAGGTTCTTACTAAAAGAACCGTGATAGCGATGGCGATGAAAGTCAGGACCGCTAAAGCTTTTACAAAGGCCGATATGGATATCAAGAAAGCCGAGCAAATGAATTTAATGATGGCGTCCTATCTTGCAGACATCGGTTACACTCAGATGAAAATTCCTACCCATGCAAACTTAAAAGCGGAGGAGCTGGAATACATTAAAAACCATCCTATTATCAGTTATTTGATGATAGCGAATATTCCCGAGGTGGAGGATTCGGTGAAAACGATCGTTTTGAATCATCACCGTCCTCACAAGGGTGAAGGGTTGAATAATAATTATCCGCAGACGAAACTACTCGTACAAAAACTCCAAGGGTATCGGGAAAAATATAAGGATGACTATAGAAAGAATCTGCTAGTCAGCGATATTCAAAAACAAGTTAAGATAATTTTGACGAATGCGCTTAGCTACGACGATATCGGTACGCTTTCGATCGCCGGGGAATTTGCCTCGTTAACCACTGCTCAGCCTTGGAGAAATCCGATGGATGCGGTTAAGGCCTTAAAATTGATCTTAAACAATAGTTTCTTTGCGTACAACGAAAAAACTCTAAAAGACTTCTACGATCATGTGGGGCTTTCGCTCAGCGAAAACCAACCGTTTCTGAAAACGGGCGATTACGTCATAGTTGCATCCCAAGATTCGAATCGAAAAGTTTTCTTTGAAGTTTGCGTCATTAGAGAGTCTTTTAAAAATTCTATCCGTCCTATGTTGGAGCGAATCGGAACTATAAAACCGACTTTTGCAAATAACGGAAAGATCAGGATTTCTGGCTTCGAGAAAGCGAGCCTGAATTTAGACAGACGTAAGGCGATCTTTAATCTAGAACGCAACGCGGACCCAAGACGGATCATTTATCTGGTGGATCCGGAAATCGACGAAGAGTTTTTCGATTTCTTGGATAAGAAAGCCCGCGATTTCTTATCTCCTAAGTCGGCCACGACCGATACCGACGAAACCGCTAAAGCTCCCATTTCTTAA